The Naumovozyma dairenensis CBS 421 chromosome 1, complete genome genome includes a region encoding these proteins:
- the SLD5 gene encoding DNA replication protein SLD5 (similar to Saccharomyces cerevisiae SLD5 (YDR489W); ancestral locus Anc_3.94): MDIDIEDILAELDRDTTAVDESLPSHDEIPSESNTTSHTLLNNSLETGLNNDKNGKRITTTVATDNNLRIVSPELSFKQLMTCWRNERCAPELLPFPHELMKRMMSRIQEQMEYIENISMGFLENDHTHYSDHSPQDRNKLATDDDPVATRMNSNHDSKLPLLCMEAEIERVKFVIRSFIRCRLSKIDKFSLYLRQLKEDDTNIISLDEILSREELEYHERHFLISLKLLNDSVLKYMPTELQAINDTEGSVNMIEEPDWNKFVFIHVVGPPDGNLEKDSSLTTNEFNKYCYSVTIPELKEDVELTINSIYVMRYEVIRDLLKAGKVELI, from the coding sequence ATGGATATTGACATCGAGGATATCTTAGCAGAATTGGATCGTGATACCACAGCAGTCGATGAAAGTCTACCGTCACATGATGAAATTCCAAGTGAATCCAACACTACTAGCCatacattattaaataattcattagaaACAGGTCTTAATAACGATAAGAATGGTAAACGTATCACTACTACGGTAGCTACAGATAATAATCTTAGAATTGTATCACCTGAATTGAGCTTTAAACAATTGATGACATGTTGGAGAAATGAACGTTGTGCGCCTGAATTATTGCCATTTCCTCATGAACTAATGAAAAGAATGATGTCAAGAATTCAAGAACAAATGGAGTATATTGAGAATATATCAATGGGGTTCCTCGAGAACGATCATACTCATTATTCAGATCATTCCCCTCAAGATAGGAATAAACTTGCAACTGATGATGATCCTGTTGCCACTAGAATGAATAGTAATCATGATTCAAAATTGCCATTGTTATGTATGGAAgcagaaattgaaagagtCAAATTTGTTATAAGAAGTTTTATACGATGTCGATTATCAAAGATTGATAAATTTAGTTTATATTTAAGACAATTGAAAGAGGATGAtactaatattatttcGTTAGATGAAATACTGTCCagagaagaattagaatatCATGAAAGACATTTCCTGATctcattgaaattattgaatgataGTGTCTTGAAATATATGCCTACTGAATTACAAGCAATTAATGATACTGAAGGGAGTGTTAATATGATTGAAGAACCTGATTGGAAtaaatttgtttttattcATGTTGTCGGACCGCCTGATGGGAATTTAGAAAAGGATTCATCTTTAACCAcgaatgaatttaataaatattgttattcTGTTACTATTCCAGAATTAAAGGAAGATGTTGAATTGACAATTAATAGTATTTATGTCATGAGGTATGAAGTAATAAGAGATCTCTTGAAAGCTGGGAAAGTTGAATTGATATAG
- the NDAI0A07090 gene encoding uncharacterized protein yields MYLESGCNYHHLRNNRHFWPRYFREKEDISRKINKTKTKSQRKKTCGVSLKYPQVKGRVVYNYVYIEYYTGGKIITKQNKTIHYTMERDNSYNFLSEDPPSKRQRLNDSAGNGENSDDHQLDVVDPDIVNDVATTFANSIEAATTNVTTGTTSATATAIEGTHTSSTHVSNTENANIDTSLMASFNEPDDEESHEVSNDHAAPQQNDEEREEETSNDIVDGTLENNDDASFRLPEMHEQQEQIVFTRNVEQPHITLHLPKVDLEQLSSEISQNKDIDVRLWNFLDSFYDKTGSYFSSYDFNVEFSSNDFKVSVSSPMTSSNNVTYNSSRFNTSVNEDANSTAPTSAELLEGIIQHQSDPHFTASNNSCNNSNSNDDNNQAISSNAALAITDKKGTVFNPIDISTTPMEVQTQFEATLKISKFGQFYDKILIKCFRLPQSKNVFLKNGYQVCLICKFCKHSLLLTSSSTGNAAKHIGIHTGNEFLSVPDSDIKKNSSPSDSSLSSPSPSSNNNSTINTNNYPRKVLTKAMIVGSTLEKLLKTKRFQQLRYHFTMNQSLNFSLGYRLNIFEQQITMKEQVTIKRYLFEVTELFKLSIKNALLQSSLVSITLGIRSNNDMTDPTISSSQLPSQKYMVILANFVPNLTQLKPMKNRLANTMVKNNHNQTQCKAVLGVIDVSNQEFLNNSLSNKILEIFNYYGIQSKILSITSENNYNEFSLGDELYQKLATNANNKKLISNISSKFFNINCFKTTISMVLKNTFHSLHLLEPKLFDQLNKLSRHTRSVASLKNEYLNFVKRLLPVSDPMEPMSQLILLHRFVEDWPLIENFAKTMINSYPIEYVEMFKFSTDSIKKLKFISKILNSFYQLILSTNYDHTNSIITTLYSSYNIINYYKVLSSIIVTKVVTNDDNDMFGFMIDNPLDTAEIAIIQSILDNQYKFQNFFKNLLSENLLISICDFLNPFSKLSFTKQLTETNNSGLLTNARVLSDVINWLLQYSDIMNETENYFHTVDNIRTNSSTIITAPHDQHLAINSRSFPILVSGVDPQHEIIRYLKEPISIPPSSGLAATKRYFTYWMKNKNSFPTLAALALHLLYTKGSSIDIDRVFSMSGWEFNWKEPNDEKIVDSIVTLRHNDSFFDVKRGIRSTIDDPLYSLKSLSTQGNLQSNPDLNL; encoded by the coding sequence ATGTATTTGGAAAGCGGTTGTAATTATCATCACTTACGAAACAATCGTCATTTTTGGCCCAGATATTTCAGAGAGAAGGAAGAcatatcaagaaaaataaacaagacgaaaacaaaaagccaaagaaagaaaaccTGTGGAGTATCCTTGAAGTATCCACAAGTTAAGGGAAGAGTAGTTTACaattatgtatatatagaaTACTATACTGGTggcaaaataataacaaaacaaaacaaaacaattcATTACACGATGGAGAGAGATAACTCTtacaattttctttctgAAGATCCACCATCCAAAAGGCAAAGATTAAATGATTCTGCTGGTAATGGGGAGAACAGTGATGATCATCAACTTGACGTAGTGGATCCAGATATCGTCAACGATGTTGCGACTACATTCGCTAATAGTATCGAAGCCGCTACAACTAATGTTACTACTGGCACTACTTCTGCCACTGCAACTGCTATCGAAGGTACTCATACCAGCTCAACTCATGTAAGTAATACCGAAAATGCTAATATCGATACGAGTTTAATGGCTTCTTTCAATGAACCAGACGATGAGGAAAGTCATGAAGTTAGCAACGATCATGCTGCACCACAGCAAAACGATGAAGAAAGAGAGGAGGAAACCTCAAATGATATCGTAGATGGTACTCTCGAAAATAATGACGATGCTTCTTTCCGGCTCCCTGAAATGCatgaacaacaagaacaaatcGTGTTCACTAGAAATGTGGAACAACCTCATATAACATTGCACTTACCAAAAGTAGATTTAGAGCAATTGTCTTCCGAAATATCtcaaaataaagatattgacGTCCGGTTATGGAATTTCCTGGATTCGTTTTATGACAAAACCGGCTCCTATTTCAGTTCTTACGATTTTAATGTGGAATTTTCGTCTAACGATTTTAAAGTCTCGGTTTCATCTCCAATGACATCATCAAACAACGTCACTTATAATTCTAGCCGGTTCAATACTAGTGTGAATGAAGATGCTAACTCAACGGCTCCTACATCTGCCGAACTTCTTGAAGGAATAATCCAACACCAATCAGATCCACATTTTACTGCTTCTAATAACAGTTGTAATAACAGTAACagtaatgatgataataaccAAGCAATATCAAGTAACGCAGCTCTAGCCATAACAGACAAGAAGGGCACAGTTTTTAATCCAATAGATATTTCCACAACACCAATGGAAGTTCAAACACAATTTGAAGCaacattgaaaatatcaaaatttggaCAATTTTATGACAAAATTTTGATTAAATGTTTCAGATTACCGCAAAGtaaaaatgttttcttAAAGAATGGTTATCAAGTTTGTTTAATTTGTAAATTCTGTAAacattctttattattaacttCCAGTTCAACGGGGAATGCAGCTAAACATATAGGTATTCATACAGGTAACGAATTTTTGAGTGTTCCAGACTCTgatatcaaaaaaaattcttcaCCATCAGactcttcattatcatctcCGTCCCCTTcatccaataataatagtaccattaataccaataattaTCCAAGAAAAGTATTAACAAAGGCAATGATAGTAGGATCTACCCTAGAAAAACTACTGAAAACTAAAAGATTTCAACAGTTACGTTATCATTTCACAATGAATCAATCATTAAACTTCTCATTAGGTTATagattgaatatttttgaacAACAAATTACAATGAAGGAGCAAGTGACTATTAAAAGATATCTTTTTGAAGTAActgaattatttaaattgtCAATTAAAAATGCGTTACTCCAATCTTCATTAGTGTCCATTACGTTGGGTATTCGTTCAAACAATGACATGACCGACCCAACTATTTCCTCGTCTCAATTACCATCTCAAAAGTATATGGTCATTTTGGCTAATTTCGTTCCAAATTTAACTCAATTAAAACCAATGAAGAATAGATTGGCCAACACCATGGTTAAgaataatcataatcaaACGCAATGTAAAGCTGTGTTGGGAGTTATCGATGTTTCTAATCAAGAATTTCTAAATAATTccttatcaaataaaattttagaAATTTTCAACTATTATGGAATTCAATCAAAAATCTTATCAATAACTTCAGAGaataattataatgaatTCTCATTAGGTGATGAACTTTATCAAAAATTGGCAACTAATGCTAAcaataagaaattaatctcaaatatttcaagtaaattttttaatattaattgttttaaaaCAACAATTTCCATGGTTTTGAAAAACACATTCCATAGTTTACATTTATTAGAaccaaaattatttgatcaattaaataaactATCGAGACATACCAGATCCGTTgcatcattgaaaaatgaatatttaaacTTCGTTAAGAGATTATTACCAGTTAGTGACCCTATGGAACCAATGAGCCAATTAATCTTGTTACATCGATTTGTTGAGGATTGGCCCttgattgaaaattttgCTAAAACAATGATCAACTCATATCCCATTGAATATGTTGAAATGTTTAAATTCTCGACTGACTCtattaagaaattgaaattcatttccaaaattttgaattccttttatcaattaatcCTTTCAACAAATTACGATCATACGAATTCCATCATTACAACTTTGTATTCATCCTACAATATTATAAACTATTATAAGGTTTTAAGCAGCATTATAGTGACAAAAGTAGTTACTAACGATGATAATGACATGTTTGGCTTCATGATTGATAATCCTCTTGACACTGCGGAGATTGCAATCATCCAATCTATCTTGGATAATCAAtataaattccaaaatttctttaaaaatttattatctgaAAATCTACTGATATCCATTTGCGATTTTCTAAatccattttcaaaattatcgTTCACTAAACAATTAACTGAAACTAATAATTCTGGGTTGTTAACTAACGCTAGAGTTTTAAGTGACGTTATCAATTGGTTACTACAATATTCTgatataatgaatgaaaCTGAAAACTATTTTCATACTGTAGATAACATTAGAACCAACTCTAgtactattattactgCTCCACATGACCAACATTTAGCAATAAACTCGCGATCTTTCCCAATTTTAGTTAGCGGTGTTGACCCACAACACGAAATTATAAGATACTTAAAAGAACCAATTTCTATACCACCAAGTTCTGGGTTAGCTGCAACAAAAAGATATTTCACATATTGgatgaaaaacaaaaacagcTTCCCAACTTTAGCTGCCCTAGCTTTACACTTATTATATACCAAAGGTTCAtcaattgatattgatCGTGTTTTCTCAATGAGTGGGTGGGAATTTAATTGGAAAGAaccaaatgatgaaaaaatagTAGATAGTATAGTCACTCTTCGTCATAATgattctttctttgatgTTAAAAGAGGTATCAGAAGTACTATTGATGATCCACTATATTCTTTGAAGTCATTATCAACGCAGGGAAACCTTCAATCAAATCCAGACCTAAACctataa
- the PUF6 gene encoding Puf6p (similar to Saccharomyces cerevisiae PUF6 (YDR496C); ancestral locus Anc_3.85), giving the protein MAPTTTKKFNNKSNNNKKRSSPSNEKSINKKAKISVESSSSDEDEDELDQLDDDSASSGSGSASESSSDDDDADELDDIVSSASDVNEDDLDHLDNNEEESNDDEEGEDQDKEDEDGERTEDGEKSTSDNHTEQRKLLKERKMQRKSGIEVQHIKSLWEKLRVNTPPLPKEVREKLSNEIWELSKNCISDLVMKHDASRVVQTLVKYSTKARREQIINSLKGKYYVLATSAYGKYLLVKLLHYGSKNSRQVIINELHGCLRKLMRHREGAYVVEDLYVLYATQEQRQQMVREFWGAEYAAFREKHSGTTIEQVCESSIEKRNIISRNLIGTITASVEKGSTGFQILHAAMKEFVKIADDKEISEMIELLHEQFAELVHTPEGSEVACTLIAKANAKERKLLVRALKDHTEKLIKNEHGNIVFITLLLCVDDTVLIFKSFGPSVKEHLQDFIIDKYGRRPWIYILLGLNGKYFAPNVKKELSKYLAMAELTSKKPTSQKRQELLNKFSPMYLKTISKYYSEILSENLGSQFISEVLINDELYEQLGEKDKAVFVQIIDRIITSFKGDISEESHPIHRPYSTRLLKSLIQGGKWNNKDKKLEPLEKVEGLGVPFAKRFYEDIIDSSNLLEWINTSDSSFTVVALYEALNDKEEGDQLIGDLEEIKGRIDATKDENNKGAQLLLKLLK; this is encoded by the coding sequence atctgatgatgatgacgcTGATGAATTGGATGATATTGTCTCATCTGCTTCTGATGTCAACGAAGATGACTTAGATCATTTAGATaacaatgaagaagaatcaaaCGATGATGAGGAAGGTGAAGACCAAGacaaagaagatgaagacgGAGAAAGGACTGAAGATGGTGAGAAATCGACCTCAGATAATCATACtgaacaaagaaaattattaaaggaaagaaaaatgcAAAGAAAATCCGGTATTGAAGTTCAACATATCAAATCATTATGGGAAAAATTACGTGTAAATACACCACCATTACCTAAAGAAGTTCgtgaaaaattatccaATGAAATTTGGGAATTATCCAAAAATTGTATATCTGATTTAGTGATGAAACATGATGCTTCCCGTGTCGTTCAAACTTTAGTCAAATATTCTACTAAAGCTCGTCGTGaacaaattattaattcattaaaggGTAAATATTATGTTTTAGCAACTTCAGCATATGGTAAGTACCTTTTagttaaattattacattATGGTtctaaaaattcaagacaagttatcattaatgaattacaTGGTTGTTTAAGAAAATTAATGAGACATCGTGAAGGTGCATACGTTGTGGAAGATTTATATGTACTTTATGCTACTCAAGAACAAAGACAACAAATGGTTAGGGAATTTTGGGGGGCTGAATATGCTGCCTTTAGAGAGAAGCATAGTGGAACTACAATTGAACAAGTTTGTGAATCTAGTATCGAAaagagaaatattatttccaGAAATTTGATCGGTACCATTACAGCATCCGTTGAAAAGGGATCCACTGGGTTCCAAATCTTACATGCTGCCATGAAGGAATTTGTTAAAATTGcagatgataaagaaatatcCGAAATGATTGAATTATTACATGAACAATTTGCAGAATTAGTTCATACACCAGAAGGTTCAGAAGTGGCATGTACATTAATCGCTAAGGCAAACGcgaaagaaagaaaattgttAGTAAGAGCTTTGAAGGATCATACTGAGAAATTAATTAAGAATGAGCATGGTAATATAGTTTTCATTACTCTCTTATTATGTGTTGATGATACAGttttaatattcaaatcatttggACCATCTGTTAAGGAACATTTACAAGATTTcataattgataaatatgGTAGAAGACCATGgatttatattcttttagGATTGAACGGTAAATATTTTGCACCCAATGTGAAGAAGGAGttatcaaaatatcttGCCATGGCTGAATTAACCTCTAAGAAACCAACATCACAAAAGAGACAAGAATtgttaaataaattttcacCAATGTATTTGAAGACtatttccaaatattattccGAGATTCTTTCAGAAAATCTTGGTAGTCAATTTATTTCAGAAgttttaattaatgatgaattgtATGAACAATTAGGTGAGAAGGATAAAGCTGTTTTCGTTCAAATTATTGATCGTATAATTACATCCTTTAAAGGTGATATCTCAGAAGAGTCTCATCCAATACATAGACCATATTCTACCAGACTATTAAAATCATTGATTCAAGGTGGTAAGTggaataataaagataagaaaTTGGAACCATTAGAAAAGGTAGAAGGATTAGGTGTTCCATTCGCCAAGAGATTTTATGAGGATATCATTGATTCATCCAATCTTCTAGAATGGATCAATACATCTGATAGTTCCTTTACTGTAGTAGCATTATATGAAGcattaaatgataaagaagaaggcGATCAATTGATAGGAGATTTAGAAGAAATCAAGGGTAGGATTGATGCCAcgaaagatgaaaataacaAGGGTGCTCAATTGTTATTGAAACtattgaaataa